One Bacteroidota bacterium genomic window carries:
- a CDS encoding peptide chain release factor 3 — protein sequence MIEKELARRRTFAIISHPDAGKTTLTEKLLLFGGAIKTAGAVKSNKIKQFSASDFMEIEKQRGISVATSVMSFEYHDTKVNILDTPGHKDFAEDTYRTLSAVDSVILVVDCAKGVEEQTEKLMNVCRMRNTPVIIFVNKLDREGKDPLSLLEELEKKLNISVRPLSLPVNQGYDFKGVYSLYRKEMHLFEPGKNRLSETMFKLTDIFSTEIEQYFHPKDIKQLRDDTELVEEVYEPFDVELYRDGLLAPVFFGSAINNFGVKELLDTFIEIAPSPRARETVQRMVKPEEDAFSGFVFKIHANLDPNHRNRIAFLRVCSGKFERNKFYINTRLQKQMRFSNPVEFMANSRSITEEGYPGDVIGLYDSGNFKIGDTFTEGEILQYKGIPSFSPELFREVENLDAMKAKQLDKGIRQLTEEGVAQLFVQQHGAKKIIGTVGELQFEVIRFRLEHEYGAKCSFRSLDYRKACWFHSDDKKALEELYARKAHNIALDRDDRPVLFVESDWMLQMAREGFPKVQFFFTSEWEAVKN from the coding sequence ATGATTGAAAAAGAGTTAGCACGCCGCCGCACCTTTGCCATTATCAGCCACCCCGATGCCGGGAAAACCACATTGACAGAGAAATTGTTGTTATTCGGCGGTGCCATTAAAACTGCAGGCGCTGTAAAGAGCAACAAAATAAAGCAATTCTCAGCTTCCGATTTTATGGAGATAGAGAAACAAAGAGGTATTTCGGTAGCCACCTCGGTGATGTCGTTCGAATACCACGATACAAAAGTCAATATTCTCGATACTCCTGGCCACAAAGACTTTGCCGAAGATACCTACCGTACCCTCTCTGCAGTCGACTCTGTGATTCTGGTGGTCGATTGTGCCAAGGGTGTGGAAGAGCAGACCGAAAAGCTCATGAACGTTTGTCGCATGCGCAACACGCCTGTAATTATTTTTGTCAACAAACTCGACCGCGAAGGAAAAGATCCACTCTCCTTGTTGGAAGAGCTGGAAAAAAAGCTGAATATATCCGTACGTCCCCTTTCTTTGCCGGTTAACCAGGGTTACGATTTTAAAGGTGTCTACAGCCTTTACCGCAAAGAGATGCACTTGTTCGAACCGGGTAAAAACAGGCTGAGCGAAACCATGTTCAAGCTCACCGATATTTTTAGTACCGAAATTGAGCAATATTTTCACCCGAAAGACATTAAGCAATTGCGAGACGATACCGAATTGGTAGAAGAAGTTTATGAACCCTTCGATGTGGAATTGTACCGCGATGGCTTGCTGGCTCCGGTATTTTTTGGCAGTGCCATCAATAACTTCGGGGTAAAGGAATTGCTGGACACTTTTATCGAGATAGCCCCTTCTCCCCGTGCCCGTGAAACCGTGCAACGCATGGTAAAACCAGAAGAAGATGCTTTTAGTGGTTTTGTGTTTAAAATTCATGCCAACCTCGATCCCAATCACCGTAACCGAATTGCCTTTTTAAGGGTTTGCTCCGGAAAATTCGAGCGCAACAAGTTTTACATCAACACTCGTTTGCAAAAGCAAATGCGGTTTAGTAATCCGGTTGAATTTATGGCCAATTCGCGTAGCATTACCGAAGAAGGCTATCCTGGCGATGTAATTGGTCTTTACGACAGTGGTAATTTTAAAATCGGAGATACCTTTACCGAAGGGGAAATTCTTCAATATAAAGGCATTCCAAGTTTCTCGCCGGAGCTGTTCCGCGAAGTGGAAAACCTCGATGCTATGAAAGCCAAACAACTCGATAAGGGCATCAGGCAGCTAACAGAAGAAGGTGTTGCCCAGCTTTTTGTGCAGCAGCATGGGGCTAAAAAAATTATTGGCACTGTTGGCGAGTTACAGTTCGAAGTAATCCGTTTCCGGCTCGAGCACGAATACGGTGCAAAATGTTCGTTTCGTTCACTTGATTACCGCAAGGCCTGTTGGTTTCATTCCGACGATAAAAAGGCTTTGGAAGAACTATATGCCCGCAAGGCGCATAATATTGCCCTCGACCGCGACGATCGTCCTGTGTTGTTTGTAGAGAGCGATTGGATGCTGCAAATGGCCCGCGAAGGTTTTCCAAAGGTGCAGTTTTTCTTTACCTCTGAATGGGAAGCCGTTAAAAATTAA
- a CDS encoding fructosamine kinase family protein, translated as MHINAEIQIQIEEFLHEKVISVQSIGGGCIAQSVAVQTQSHKKYFLKTHSGASDMFLKEANGLKELARANIIRVPSVILVTSEFLLLEHIASGIKRPDFFKTFGILLAALHTSTSDSFGLFEDNYIGATPQLNLAVEKEKQHWPTFYLNKRLLPQLRLAEKNGYATSEFSSRMSLLETKVESILQGSEEAPALLHGDLWGGNFMCDEEGHPVLIDPAVYYGHREAELAMTRMFGVFSEDFYLAYDKKYPLKEGWQYRQAIYLLYHQLNHLNLFGRGYYAGCIEILKQYT; from the coding sequence ATGCACATCAATGCTGAAATACAAATTCAGATAGAAGAATTTCTGCACGAAAAGGTGATTTCGGTACAAAGTATCGGCGGAGGCTGCATAGCACAATCGGTAGCTGTTCAAACCCAATCGCATAAAAAATACTTCTTAAAAACACACTCTGGAGCATCGGATATGTTTTTAAAAGAAGCCAATGGATTGAAAGAACTGGCAAGGGCTAATATTATTCGTGTGCCATCGGTGATATTGGTTACTTCTGAATTTTTATTGCTCGAGCATATCGCATCAGGCATTAAAAGACCCGATTTTTTTAAAACATTTGGCATTTTACTGGCTGCTTTGCATACATCTACATCCGATAGTTTTGGCCTTTTCGAAGACAATTATATTGGAGCAACCCCTCAGCTCAATTTGGCAGTTGAAAAAGAAAAGCAACATTGGCCGACCTTCTATTTAAATAAACGGTTATTACCTCAATTGCGGCTTGCAGAAAAGAATGGCTATGCCACAAGTGAATTTTCAAGCCGCATGAGCCTGCTTGAAACCAAAGTTGAATCCATTTTGCAAGGTAGCGAAGAAGCACCAGCTTTGCTCCATGGCGATTTATGGGGAGGCAATTTTATGTGTGACGAAGAGGGTCACCCTGTGCTGATTGATCCGGCTGTGTATTACGGGCACCGCGAAGCTGAACTGGCCATGACCCGGATGTTTGGCGTCTTTTCGGAAGATTTTTATCTGGCATACGATAAAAAATATCCCCTGAAAGAGGGCTGGCAATACCGCCAGGCGATTTATCTTCTGTACCATCAACTCAACCATCTTAATCTTTTTGGCAGAGGATATTATGCAGGGTGTATCGAAATTTTAAAACAATATACCTGA
- a CDS encoding low molecular weight phosphotyrosine protein phosphatase produces the protein MKQENRVIKILFICMGNICRSPSAEAVMNFFVANSTLSDIIQCDSAGTLSYHAGEPADARMQRHASKRGYELTSISRQVRPADFNEFDYVVAMDDENVANLQPFLPAPGHASKISKMTNYCSGPNPGYVPDPYYGGSEGFEQVLDLLEDACQGLLTHIRHAHQC, from the coding sequence ATGAAGCAGGAAAACCGGGTTATAAAAATACTTTTTATTTGCATGGGTAACATCTGCCGGTCTCCCAGCGCCGAAGCGGTAATGAATTTCTTTGTTGCGAATAGCACTCTTTCTGATATAATACAATGCGATTCGGCAGGCACTCTTTCTTATCATGCAGGCGAACCTGCCGATGCCCGCATGCAGCGTCATGCCAGCAAACGTGGCTATGAATTAACCAGCATCTCGCGTCAGGTAAGACCCGCTGATTTCAATGAATTCGACTATGTGGTTGCCATGGACGATGAGAATGTGGCAAACCTGCAGCCCTTTTTACCTGCACCAGGTCATGCCTCTAAAATTTCGAAAATGACCAACTATTGTTCAGGACCGAATCCTGGCTATGTGCCCGACCCCTATTATGGCGGATCGGAAGGTTTTGAGCAGGTGCTCGACCTGCTCGAAGATGCCTGTCAGGGTTTATTAACCCACATTCGCCATGCACATCAATGCTGA
- a CDS encoding GntR family transcriptional regulator, which produces MAQLGRYNTLTVAKEVDFGLYLEDSEYGEILIPKRYVPENCKVDDQLEIFLYLDSEDRPVATTEKPLVQVGEFAFLDVVSLTPVGAFLNWGLPKDLLLPFREQKAPPEEGQKLLVYVYYDAESKRIVASEKIDKFLDNVPAEYTPNEEVDILIVRKTNLGFNAIINHQHWGLLYQNEVHQPIAPGQTLKAYIKAIRPDEKIDLSLYKAGYARVGDSTLHILAYLKENNGFMPFNDKSEAEEINWVFGISKKNFKKALGALYKNRQIDITPEGVKLT; this is translated from the coding sequence ATGGCACAACTCGGACGATACAATACCCTTACAGTAGCAAAAGAAGTCGATTTTGGTCTTTACCTCGAAGATTCTGAGTATGGCGAAATATTGATTCCTAAACGCTATGTGCCGGAAAATTGCAAGGTCGACGATCAGCTCGAAATATTTCTCTACCTCGATTCGGAAGACCGGCCTGTGGCCACTACAGAAAAGCCATTGGTGCAGGTAGGTGAATTTGCTTTTCTCGATGTGGTATCGCTTACTCCTGTGGGAGCCTTTCTCAACTGGGGTTTGCCAAAAGATCTGCTCCTGCCCTTTCGCGAGCAAAAAGCTCCACCCGAAGAGGGTCAAAAATTGCTGGTATATGTTTATTACGATGCTGAAAGCAAGCGAATAGTAGCCAGCGAGAAAATAGACAAGTTCCTCGACAATGTACCGGCGGAATATACGCCCAATGAAGAAGTGGATATTCTGATTGTACGAAAAACCAACCTGGGCTTTAATGCCATCATCAATCACCAGCACTGGGGTTTGCTTTATCAGAACGAAGTGCACCAGCCCATTGCACCAGGACAAACACTAAAAGCCTATATCAAGGCCATTAGGCCCGACGAAAAAATAGACCTGAGTCTCTACAAAGCCGGCTATGCACGTGTTGGCGATTCCACTCTGCATATTCTTGCCTACCTGAAAGAGAACAATGGCTTTATGCCTTTTAACGATAAAAGCGAGGCCGAAGAAATCAACTGGGTATTTGGTATCAGCAAAAAGAATTTTAAGAAGGCACTGGGAGCGCTTTATAAAAACCGGCAAATCGACATTACTCCTGAAGGTGTAAAACTGACTTAA
- a CDS encoding alpha/beta hydrolase: MRHQLLPRLITALVLFVSLSFALAPIQTSGILLHYSDFGSKYVDARNVDVWVPSDYTADKKYAVLYMHDGQMLFDSTATWNHQEWQVDETMTRLMGENKIRDCIVVGIWNNGKKRRGEYMPQKPFNTLKQDLQDSLLAKDYAGAVLSDNYLKFIVEELKPFIDSSFSTFTDRQNTFIAGSSMGALISLYAVCEYPEVFGGAACLSTHWPGNLTNLHTEIPQAINTYLQNNLPDPANHKLYFDYGTVTLDSLYAPSQAIVDITVKQKGFTEQNWITKEFPGESHSEQAWSKRLAIPMEFLLKP; this comes from the coding sequence ATGAGACATCAATTACTTCCCCGACTAATTACCGCTCTGGTTCTGTTTGTTTCGTTAAGTTTTGCTCTGGCTCCGATTCAGACAAGCGGTATATTGTTGCACTATTCCGATTTCGGTTCAAAATATGTCGATGCCCGCAATGTCGATGTCTGGGTTCCTTCGGACTACACAGCCGATAAAAAATATGCCGTGCTGTACATGCACGACGGGCAAATGCTTTTCGACAGCACTGCTACCTGGAATCACCAGGAATGGCAGGTGGATGAAACCATGACCAGGCTGATGGGCGAAAATAAAATCCGCGACTGTATTGTAGTAGGCATCTGGAACAACGGCAAAAAACGCCGTGGCGAATACATGCCGCAAAAACCATTTAATACTCTGAAACAGGATTTGCAAGATTCGCTTTTAGCCAAAGACTATGCTGGCGCAGTTTTATCGGATAATTACCTGAAATTTATTGTGGAAGAGTTAAAACCTTTTATCGACAGTAGTTTTTCTACATTTACCGACCGCCAGAATACCTTCATTGCCGGATCGAGCATGGGCGCACTGATTTCGCTCTATGCTGTTTGCGAATATCCGGAGGTTTTTGGTGGTGCAGCTTGCCTATCAACCCACTGGCCAGGAAACCTGACTAATTTGCATACAGAAATTCCACAGGCTATCAACACTTACCTGCAAAATAACCTGCCTGACCCAGCTAATCATAAACTTTATTTCGACTATGGTACTGTAACCCTCGATAGCCTCTATGCGCCTTCTCAGGCTATAGTCGATATTACTGTGAAACAAAAAGGTTTTACAGAACAAAACTGGATTACCAAAGAATTTCCGGGAGAAAGCCATAGCGAGCAAGCCTGGAGTAAACGTTTAGCTATTCCAATGGAATTCTTGTTAAAACCCTGA